The following proteins are co-located in the Streptococcus downei MFe28 genome:
- the purK gene encoding 5-(carboxyamino)imidazole ribonucleotide synthase — protein MNSTKTIGIIGGGQLGQMMAISAIYMGHKVVTLDPAADCPASKVSDMIVAPYDDVDALRQLAQRCDVLTYEFENVDADGLDVVVKPAQLPQGTDLLRISQNRIFEKDFLSNKAGVTVAPYQVIRSSSDLDGLDLSKNYVLKTATGGYDGHGQVVVKSAENLADARQLADSANCVLEEFVNFNLEISVIVSGNGKEVTVFPVQENIHRNNILSKTIIPARISEELAQKAQAMAVQIAKQLELSGTLCVEMFATADDIIVNEIAPRPHNSGHYSIEACDFSQFDTHILGVLGAPLPAIQLHAPAVMLNVLGQHVEAAEKYVTENPSAHLHMYGKVEAKHNRKMGHVTLFSDVPDSVVEFGE, from the coding sequence ATGAACTCGACTAAAACCATTGGCATTATCGGCGGTGGCCAGCTGGGTCAGATGATGGCTATCTCCGCTATCTACATGGGTCACAAGGTGGTGACCCTGGATCCTGCTGCGGACTGCCCGGCCTCCAAGGTCAGCGATATGATTGTGGCGCCTTATGATGACGTAGATGCTTTGCGTCAATTAGCCCAGCGCTGCGATGTGCTGACCTATGAGTTTGAAAATGTGGATGCAGACGGCCTTGACGTTGTTGTCAAGCCAGCTCAGCTACCGCAGGGCACAGACCTGCTCCGCATTTCCCAAAATCGCATCTTTGAAAAAGATTTTCTGTCAAATAAGGCTGGTGTCACTGTGGCACCTTATCAGGTCATCAGAAGCAGCAGTGACTTGGACGGCCTTGACCTGTCAAAAAATTATGTCCTCAAAACCGCGACAGGCGGCTATGATGGGCATGGACAAGTGGTCGTCAAATCAGCAGAAAATCTGGCTGACGCGCGCCAATTAGCGGACTCAGCTAATTGTGTCTTGGAAGAGTTTGTCAATTTCAACTTAGAAATCTCGGTCATCGTATCTGGTAATGGCAAAGAAGTGACGGTTTTCCCTGTTCAGGAAAACATCCACCGCAATAACATCCTCTCAAAAACTATTATTCCAGCCCGTATTTCAGAAGAGCTAGCCCAGAAAGCGCAAGCCATGGCGGTGCAAATCGCCAAACAGCTGGAACTGTCTGGCACCCTCTGCGTGGAAATGTTTGCGACGGCCGATGATATCATCGTCAATGAAATTGCGCCACGTCCACACAACTCAGGCCACTACTCGATCGAAGCTTGTGACTTCTCGCAGTTTGACACGCATATTCTCGGTGTTCTCGGAGCACCATTGCCAGCTATCCAACTGCATGCTCCGGCTGTTATGCTCAATGTCCTCGGCCAACACGTCGAGGCCGCTGAAAAATATGTCACAGAAAATCCAAGCGCCCATCTCCACATGTATGGTAAAGTAGAAGCGAAGCACAACCGCAAGATGGGACACGTGACTTTGTTTAGTGATGTGCCGGATAGTGTGGTTGAGTTTGGGGAGTAA
- a CDS encoding PHP domain-containing protein yields the protein MKKIDLHIHTQVCKQGDGKQRKISPEDFVKTMKDNGVEICSITNHNKFDIEEYNKIQEIDDGLTIFPGMEIDVNLYNGKHRHVIVIASPDKKEKFDKVFDEDLRNYDSYRIEYDSFVSNVKKFDKSEIIIIPHFYLKDKERGLTTEEADRLRTDLKNYIVILEPKSLQAMGIINAHNDLALFGSDVKNWHKYGEIILPEIKYKIDSFAKFYKLADDPSLFIKTILADTKHYLVKDSNQASEYKSLTEPIKIFEDINIIFGEKGSGKTIFVKNYVFPTLKNLGKNVFFHEGKDYKVEYQSIINELGSKIEKDDDKIFRIKEIVTSLLEYSESNRYDGLQKFIDFRQSELKNKNAIRICKKDAIASSISNSGDIQMVLNDTSRNFKKIDDVITINKDTIRSDSDQRELREKLTLLKVDILNNSKEKIKISFSNKGVINSIDSIKASIKKQTGSDSAPTQIGLAELISKRLHRIKSNKQLIELFKDIEHKEVNKLGILPQKGEICLETEIKVLSEMDVYHADSVFDRSGISGRRELVKKLRKFDIISDFSEINEYFTPEEKVINIDDFVDKIIKHSNKTILKDKDGNSKNYNPSEGEQAILSISAILENNQYDFYIFDEIERGLGNRYISLYLIPKIKDLRDRGKTIIISTHNANIAINTLPSQTIYCDYNIDNTMPSFYVGNMYNNQLVDANLRKLKWEDVALVHLEGSEEMFTNRRDIYGI from the coding sequence ATGAAGAAGATTGATTTGCATATTCATACTCAAGTTTGTAAGCAGGGCGACGGTAAACAAAGAAAAATATCACCAGAAGATTTTGTAAAAACAATGAAAGATAATGGTGTTGAAATTTGTTCCATAACTAACCATAATAAATTTGATATAGAAGAATACAATAAAATTCAGGAAATTGATGACGGACTAACTATTTTTCCTGGAATGGAGATTGATGTTAATTTATATAATGGAAAACATCGACATGTTATTGTGATAGCTAGTCCAGATAAAAAAGAAAAGTTTGATAAAGTTTTTGATGAAGACTTAAGAAATTACGATTCTTATAGAATAGAGTATGATAGTTTTGTTTCTAATGTCAAGAAATTTGATAAATCAGAAATTATTATAATTCCACATTTTTATTTAAAAGATAAAGAGCGAGGGCTTACTACTGAAGAAGCAGATAGGCTTAGAACAGATTTAAAAAATTACATTGTAATTTTAGAGCCAAAGAGCTTGCAAGCGATGGGGATAATTAATGCTCACAATGATTTAGCTTTATTTGGGAGTGATGTAAAAAACTGGCACAAATATGGTGAGATTATATTACCTGAAATAAAATATAAAATTGATTCTTTTGCTAAGTTTTATAAACTTGCAGATGATCCATCGCTATTTATCAAGACGATATTAGCAGATACAAAACATTATTTAGTCAAAGATAGTAATCAGGCGAGTGAATATAAAAGTTTAACAGAGCCTATTAAAATTTTTGAAGACATAAATATTATATTTGGTGAAAAAGGCTCAGGTAAGACTATTTTTGTAAAAAATTATGTGTTTCCTACGTTAAAAAATCTAGGGAAAAACGTTTTTTTTCATGAAGGGAAAGATTATAAAGTTGAGTATCAGAGTATAATTAATGAGTTAGGTAGTAAAATCGAAAAAGATGATGACAAAATATTTAGGATTAAAGAAATTGTAACGAGTTTACTTGAATATTCTGAATCAAATAGATATGATGGTCTTCAAAAATTTATTGATTTTAGACAATCTGAATTAAAAAATAAAAATGCAATTAGAATTTGTAAAAAGGACGCAATAGCTTCTAGTATATCTAATTCGGGAGATATTCAGATGGTTTTAAACGATACGAGCCGTAATTTTAAAAAGATTGATGATGTTATAACTATAAATAAAGATACGATAAGAAGTGACAGTGATCAAAGGGAACTGCGTGAGAAATTAACTTTGTTGAAAGTAGATATTTTGAACAATTCGAAAGAAAAAATAAAAATATCATTTTCAAACAAAGGGGTTATAAATTCTATTGACAGTATTAAAGCCAGTATAAAGAAGCAGACTGGTTCAGATTCTGCTCCAACACAAATCGGATTAGCTGAATTAATAAGTAAAAGACTACATCGTATAAAAAGTAACAAGCAATTAATTGAATTATTTAAAGATATTGAACACAAAGAAGTTAATAAGCTAGGTATTCTACCACAGAAAGGTGAAATTTGTTTAGAAACAGAAATTAAAGTTTTATCAGAAATGGATGTCTATCATGCTGATTCTGTATTTGATAGATCAGGGATATCAGGAAGAAGGGAATTGGTTAAAAAACTTAGAAAATTTGATATCATTTCTGATTTTTCTGAAATAAATGAGTATTTCACACCTGAGGAAAAAGTAATAAATATAGATGATTTTGTTGACAAAATTATTAAGCACTCTAATAAGACGATTTTAAAGGATAAAGACGGAAATAGTAAAAATTATAATCCCTCTGAAGGTGAGCAAGCCATACTCTCGATTAGTGCAATACTAGAGAACAATCAATATGATTTTTATATCTTTGATGAAATTGAAAGGGGGCTAGGGAATCGATATATCAGTTTGTATTTGATTCCTAAAATTAAGGACTTGAGAGATAGAGGAAAAACGATAATCATATCTACTCATAATGCTAATATAGCTATTAATACCTTGCCAAGTCAAACCATATATTGTGATTACAATATTGATAACACCATGCCTAGTTTTTATGTAGGAAATATGTATAATAATCAGTTAGTTGATGCTAATTTAAGAAAATTAAAATGGGAAGATGTGGCTTTAGTACATCTAGAGGGTAGTGAGGAAATGTTTACTAATAGGAGAGATATTTATGGAATTTAA
- the purB gene encoding adenylosuccinate lyase, producing MINRYSRPEMANIWSEENKYRAWLEVEILADEAWAELGEIPKEDVALIREKADFDIDRILEIEQETRHDVVAFTRAVSESLGQERKWVHYGLTSTDVVDTAYGYLYKQANDIIRRDLENFTNIIAEKAKEHKFTIMMGRTHGVHAEPTTFGLKLATWYSEMKRNIERFEHAAAGVEAGKISGAVGNFANIPPFVEKYVCDKLGIRAQEISTQVLPRDLHAEYFAVLASIATSIERMATEIRGLQKSEQREVEEFFAKGQKGSSAMPHKRNPIGSENMTGLARVIRGHMITAYEDVSLWHERDISHSSAERIIAPDTTVLIDYMLNRFGNIVKNLTVFPENMLRNMGSTFGLIFSQRVMLKLIEKGMTREEAYDLVQPKTAYSWDNQVDFKPLLEADEQVTSRLTQEEIDELFNPVYYTKRVDDIFKRIGLED from the coding sequence ATGATCAACCGTTACTCTCGCCCTGAGATGGCGAACATTTGGAGTGAAGAAAATAAATACCGTGCTTGGCTTGAGGTGGAAATCTTGGCTGATGAGGCATGGGCTGAGTTGGGGGAAATCCCTAAGGAAGATGTGGCTTTGATTCGCGAGAAGGCGGACTTTGACATCGATCGTATTTTGGAGATTGAGCAGGAGACTCGCCACGATGTGGTGGCCTTTACCCGGGCGGTTTCTGAGAGCCTAGGTCAGGAGCGTAAGTGGGTTCACTACGGTTTGACCTCGACCGATGTGGTCGATACGGCTTATGGCTACCTCTACAAACAAGCCAACGACATCATCCGTCGTGACCTTGAAAACTTCACCAACATCATTGCTGAAAAGGCTAAGGAGCACAAGTTCACCATCATGATGGGCCGCACCCATGGTGTTCACGCCGAGCCAACGACCTTTGGTCTCAAGCTGGCCACTTGGTACAGCGAAATGAAGCGCAACATTGAGCGTTTCGAGCATGCGGCTGCTGGTGTTGAAGCTGGGAAAATCTCTGGTGCAGTTGGTAACTTTGCCAACATCCCACCATTCGTTGAAAAATACGTCTGCGACAAATTGGGTATCCGTGCTCAAGAAATTTCAACACAAGTCCTTCCTCGTGACCTTCACGCTGAGTACTTTGCAGTTCTTGCTAGCATCGCAACTTCAATTGAACGCATGGCTACCGAAATCCGTGGCCTGCAAAAGTCCGAACAACGTGAAGTCGAAGAATTCTTCGCCAAGGGTCAAAAGGGCAGCTCGGCTATGCCCCATAAACGCAACCCTATCGGTTCGGAAAACATGACCGGCCTGGCTCGGGTTATCCGTGGTCACATGATTACGGCCTACGAGGATGTTTCTCTCTGGCACGAGCGTGACATTTCCCACTCCTCGGCAGAGCGGATTATAGCACCCGACACCACTGTCCTGATTGACTACATGCTCAATCGCTTTGGTAATATCGTCAAAAATCTGACCGTCTTCCCAGAAAATATGCTTCGCAATATGGGCTCAACCTTCGGCCTTATCTTTAGCCAGAGGGTTATGCTCAAGCTGATTGAAAAAGGCATGACCAGAGAAGAAGCCTACGATTTGGTTCAACCCAAGACCGCTTATTCTTGGGACAATCAAGTTGACTTCAAACCCCTTCTGGAAGCCGATGAGCAAGTCACCTCACGCCTGACTCAAGAGGAGATTGACGAGCTCTTCAACCCAGTTTATTACACCAAACGGGTAGACGACATCTTCAAACGCATCGGCCTAGAAGATTAA
- a CDS encoding NAD-dependent succinate-semialdehyde dehydrogenase, which yields MAYKTTYPYSGQVLKSYDNVTDQDIEKALADGHALYKAWRENDQLQERKAILHKVADLLRRDRDKYAEVMTKDMGKLFVEAQGEVDLCAAIADYYADKAEEFLKPQPLETDTGDAYYIKQATGVLLAVEPWNFPFYQVMRVFAPNFMVGNTMVLKHASICPGSGQAFEDLVNEAGAPKGAFKNIFATYSQVSDIIADPRITGVCLTGSERGGASIAAEAGKNLKKSSMELGGNDAFIILDDADWNQLKALLPDVRLYNAGQVCTSSKRFIVLEKDYDKFLDMLVEAFKTAKWGDPMVADTTLAPLSSASAKEDVLRQIKLAVDNGANVAFGNEAIDHPGYFVMPTILTDISKDNPIYNQEIFGPVASVYKVANEEEAIALANDSSYGLGGTVFSSNPEHAERVAAKVETGMSFINDGWASLPELPFGGIKNSGYGRELSQLGFDTFTNEHLIYTPKK from the coding sequence ATGGCTTATAAAACTACTTATCCCTACAGCGGGCAAGTCCTGAAATCCTACGATAATGTCACAGATCAAGACATCGAAAAGGCTCTGGCTGACGGGCACGCCCTCTATAAAGCTTGGCGTGAAAATGATCAGTTGCAGGAACGCAAGGCTATCCTGCACAAGGTGGCCGATCTTTTGCGACGAGACCGCGACAAATATGCAGAAGTCATGACCAAGGACATGGGTAAACTCTTTGTTGAAGCCCAAGGTGAGGTCGACCTCTGTGCAGCAATCGCTGACTACTATGCCGACAAGGCGGAAGAATTCCTCAAACCACAGCCTCTGGAAACCGATACTGGCGATGCCTACTATATCAAGCAAGCCACAGGGGTACTCTTGGCTGTTGAACCTTGGAATTTCCCATTTTATCAGGTTATGCGGGTCTTTGCTCCTAACTTTATGGTTGGAAACACCATGGTGCTCAAGCACGCTTCTATCTGCCCTGGCTCTGGTCAAGCCTTTGAAGATTTGGTTAATGAAGCTGGCGCACCTAAGGGAGCTTTCAAGAATATCTTTGCGACTTACTCCCAAGTTTCTGATATTATTGCCGATCCTCGGATAACCGGAGTTTGCTTGACAGGTTCTGAACGTGGCGGGGCTTCTATTGCTGCCGAAGCTGGTAAGAATTTGAAGAAATCCTCCATGGAATTGGGCGGTAACGATGCCTTTATCATCCTAGATGATGCCGATTGGAACCAACTTAAGGCTCTGCTCCCAGACGTCCGCCTCTACAACGCCGGTCAGGTCTGCACCTCATCCAAGCGCTTCATTGTCTTGGAAAAAGATTATGACAAATTCTTGGACATGTTAGTGGAAGCCTTCAAAACTGCTAAGTGGGGCGACCCAATGGTGGCCGACACAACCTTGGCTCCCCTATCATCTGCTTCTGCCAAGGAAGATGTTCTGAGGCAAATCAAGCTGGCTGTCGATAACGGCGCAAATGTAGCCTTCGGTAATGAAGCTATTGACCATCCTGGCTACTTCGTTATGCCAACCATCTTGACTGACATCAGCAAGGACAATCCAATCTACAACCAAGAAATCTTCGGTCCTGTGGCTTCGGTCTATAAGGTGGCTAACGAGGAAGAAGCCATCGCTCTGGCCAATGATTCTAGCTACGGCCTGGGTGGCACGGTCTTTTCCAGCAATCCTGAACACGCTGAAAGGGTCGCTGCCAAGGTCGAAACCGGTATGTCCTTCATCAATGATGGCTGGGCATCCCTGCCTGAATTGCCATTCGGTGGTATCAAGAATTCTGGTTACGGTCGGGAATTGAGCCAACTGGGCTTTGATACCTTCACCAATGAACATCTGATTTACACGCCTAAGAAATAA
- a CDS encoding sigma-70 family RNA polymerase sigma factor produces the protein MDEERLKEIFNKHSALPPEEEEEFDDGMAKEVVTAGLLFCLKEVLSMDDFTFMSAFSRVEKTVTKLARDYYIKLWAYDDWRQEAQIILYQLLERFPDLAGDEEKLRAYFKTKFRSYVMDNIRKQESQKRAFDRMIYEEISELGHMIPSQQMDTADYCALKEKLKELKEKLAPEDYAKILLLMKGGAFKGKRAFIKDIKVEFEDFDDDH, from the coding sequence ATGGACGAAGAAAGACTAAAAGAGATTTTCAATAAGCATTCGGCCCTACCTCCCGAAGAGGAAGAAGAGTTTGATGATGGTATGGCCAAGGAGGTTGTCACTGCAGGTTTGTTATTCTGTTTAAAGGAGGTATTGAGCATGGATGATTTTACATTTATGAGCGCGTTTAGTCGGGTCGAAAAGACGGTTACCAAATTGGCCAGAGATTATTACATCAAGCTATGGGCTTATGATGATTGGAGACAGGAAGCTCAGATTATCCTCTATCAACTCCTAGAACGTTTTCCAGACTTGGCTGGCGACGAAGAAAAATTGCGGGCTTATTTTAAAACTAAGTTTAGAAGTTATGTGATGGATAATATCCGTAAGCAGGAGAGTCAAAAGCGAGCCTTTGATAGAATGATTTATGAAGAGATTTCTGAGCTTGGTCATATGATTCCTAGCCAGCAGATGGATACTGCCGACTATTGTGCTTTAAAAGAGAAGCTGAAGGAGTTGAAGGAAAAGTTAGCGCCTGAAGATTATGCCAAAATTTTATTGTTGATGAAAGGAGGTGCCTTTAAAGGGAAGCGGGCCTTTATTAAGGATATTAAAGTCGAGTTCGAGGACTTCGACGATGACCACTGA
- the rplM gene encoding 50S ribosomal protein L13: MNKTTYMAKPGQVERKWYVVDATDVPLGRLSAVVASVLRGKNKPTFTPHTDTGDFVIVINAEKVKLTGKKASDKIYYTHSMYPGGLKQISAGELRSKNAVRLIEKSVKGMLPHNTLGRAQGMKLKVFVGSEHTHAAQQPEVLDISGLI; the protein is encoded by the coding sequence ATGAATAAAACAACATACATGGCTAAGCCAGGCCAAGTTGAACGCAAATGGTACGTTGTTGATGCAACCGATGTCCCACTTGGACGTCTTTCTGCAGTAGTAGCAAGCGTACTTCGTGGTAAAAACAAACCAACCTTTACACCCCACACTGATACAGGTGATTTTGTCATTGTTATCAATGCTGAAAAGGTTAAATTGACTGGTAAAAAGGCGAGTGATAAGATTTATTACACTCACTCAATGTATCCAGGTGGTTTGAAGCAAATTTCTGCTGGAGAATTGCGTTCTAAGAATGCCGTTCGCTTGATTGAAAAATCAGTTAAGGGTATGCTTCCCCACAATACTCTTGGACGTGCACAAGGTATGAAGTTGAAAGTTTTCGTAGGTAGCGAACACACTCATGCTGCACAACAACCAGAAGTTCTTGATATTTCAGGACTTATCTAA
- the rpsI gene encoding 30S ribosomal protein S9, whose translation MAQAQYAGTGRRKNAVARVRLVPGTGKITVNNKDVEEYIPHADLRLVINQPFAVTSTVGSYDVFVNVNGGGYGGQSGAIRHGIARALLQVDPDFRDSLKRAGLLTRDARMVERKKPGLKKARKASQFSKR comes from the coding sequence ATGGCACAAGCACAATATGCAGGTACTGGCCGTCGTAAGAATGCTGTAGCACGCGTACGTTTGGTTCCAGGTACTGGTAAAATTACTGTAAACAACAAAGATGTAGAAGAATACATCCCACACGCAGACCTTCGTCTCGTCATTAACCAACCATTCGCAGTGACTTCAACTGTTGGTTCTTACGACGTTTTCGTAAACGTTAACGGTGGTGGCTACGGTGGACAATCAGGGGCAATCCGTCATGGTATCGCCCGTGCATTGCTTCAAGTTGATCCAGATTTCCGTGACTCACTTAAGCGTGCTGGTCTTCTTACTCGTGATGCTCGTATGGTTGAACGTAAGAAACCAGGTCTTAAGAAAGCTCGTAAAGCGTCACAATTCTCAAAACGTTAA
- the ruvB gene encoding Holliday junction branch migration DNA helicase RuvB, producing MTRILDDELMESEEQVERTLRPQTFKEYIGQDKVKDQLAIFIEAAKLRDEALDHVLLFGPPGLGKTTMAFVIANELGVNLKQTSGPAIEKAGDLVAILNDLEPGDVLFIDEIHRMPMAVEEVLYSAMEDFYIDIMIGAGEASRSVHLDLPPFTLIGATTRAGMLSNPLRARFGINGHMEYYEEVDLTEIVERTAEIFEAEITHEAAIQLAKRSRGTPRIANRLLKRVRDYAQIIGDGLIDNKIADKALTLLDVDQEGLDYIDQKILRTMIEMYGGGPVGLGTLSINIAEERETVEDMYEPYLIQKGFMMRTRSGRVATAKAYEHLGLEPKID from the coding sequence ATGACTAGAATTTTGGATGATGAACTAATGGAAAGTGAAGAACAGGTCGAGCGAACGCTTCGGCCTCAAACTTTCAAGGAATATATAGGTCAGGATAAGGTCAAGGATCAGTTGGCGATTTTTATTGAGGCAGCCAAATTGCGGGATGAAGCTTTGGACCATGTTTTACTCTTTGGCCCTCCAGGCTTGGGGAAGACCACCATGGCTTTTGTTATCGCCAATGAGTTAGGGGTCAATCTCAAGCAAACGTCTGGCCCCGCCATCGAGAAGGCTGGGGATTTGGTTGCCATCCTCAATGATTTAGAACCTGGTGATGTCCTCTTCATCGATGAAATCCATCGGATGCCTATGGCGGTTGAAGAAGTGCTCTACAGTGCCATGGAAGATTTCTACATTGACATCATGATCGGAGCCGGAGAAGCTAGTCGTAGTGTCCACCTAGATTTGCCTCCTTTCACCTTGATTGGAGCGACAACTCGTGCCGGGATGCTGTCCAATCCCTTGCGGGCTCGGTTTGGTATCAATGGTCATATGGAGTACTATGAAGAAGTTGACCTGACCGAAATTGTTGAGCGGACGGCTGAAATTTTTGAGGCAGAGATTACTCATGAGGCGGCCATCCAATTGGCCAAGCGCAGTCGAGGAACGCCTCGGATTGCCAACCGCTTACTCAAGCGGGTTCGAGATTATGCTCAAATCATTGGGGATGGTTTGATTGATAATAAAATTGCCGACAAGGCTCTGACCCTCTTGGATGTTGATCAAGAAGGTTTGGACTACATTGACCAGAAGATTCTCAGAACCATGATTGAGATGTATGGTGGCGGTCCAGTCGGTCTTGGGACTCTGTCCATCAATATTGCAGAAGAACGTGAGACGGTTGAGGATATGTATGAGCCCTACCTGATTCAAAAGGGCTTTATGATGCGGACGCGTTCGGGTCGGGTGGCAACTGCCAAGGCCTATGAACATTTGGGGCTTGAGCCTAAGATTGATTAG
- a CDS encoding low molecular weight protein-tyrosine-phosphatase yields the protein MKKICFVCLGNICRSPMAEFVMKSMADPAEVYVESRATSSWEHGNPIHQGTQAILKRYGVPYSRTKTSQQISQEDLENFDVIIGMDQQNVADLRALFPQASTSRIQLFIEGGVPDPWYTGDFEETYQLVREGCRSWLERLS from the coding sequence ATGAAAAAAATTTGTTTTGTTTGTCTTGGAAATATCTGTCGTAGCCCGATGGCAGAATTTGTGATGAAGTCCATGGCTGACCCTGCAGAAGTCTATGTTGAAAGCCGGGCCACCTCTTCATGGGAACACGGGAATCCTATTCATCAAGGGACCCAGGCTATCTTGAAGCGCTATGGTGTGCCCTATAGTAGAACCAAGACTTCTCAACAAATTTCTCAAGAAGATCTAGAAAACTTTGATGTCATCATCGGGATGGACCAACAAAATGTTGCAGATTTGCGGGCACTTTTTCCACAAGCTTCGACCTCACGAATTCAACTCTTTATTGAGGGTGGGGTGCCAGATCCTTGGTATACAGGCGATTTTGAAGAGACCTATCAATTAGTTAGAGAGGGGTGCAGGTCTTGGCTAGAAAGACTAAGCTAA
- a CDS encoding MORN repeat-containing protein: MARKTKLKRHKNNKDLLKTYLGQLTRERLEWAAVIILLLCALSVLKMPFGSHKTLKFDKDKIVYVGRVKNNKMNGQGKLTYKNGDQYQGQFVNGQFEGQGTFRSKTGWSYKGEFSKGQANGKGTLTTADGKKYSGRFKQGIYQK, from the coding sequence TTGGCTAGAAAGACTAAGCTAAAGAGACATAAAAATAATAAGGATTTGCTCAAGACCTATCTTGGTCAATTGACCAGAGAACGTTTGGAGTGGGCTGCTGTCATCATTCTTCTCTTATGTGCCCTCTCGGTTTTAAAGATGCCTTTTGGTAGTCACAAAACCTTGAAATTTGATAAGGACAAAATTGTCTATGTTGGTCGTGTTAAGAATAATAAAATGAATGGTCAAGGCAAGTTAACCTATAAAAACGGAGATCAATACCAGGGCCAATTTGTCAATGGCCAGTTTGAAGGTCAGGGGACTTTTAGGTCTAAGACTGGCTGGAGTTATAAGGGTGAGTTTAGCAAGGGTCAAGCGAATGGCAAAGGAACCCTGACGACGGCTGATGGAAAGAAGTATAGTGGAAGGTTTAAGCAAGGAATTTATCAAAAATGA